One Chlorobaculum limnaeum genomic window carries:
- a CDS encoding DsrE family protein, translating into MSLFRKSFTILAFALTAIFSFGATLDAASPEPQAAAVQPAAKGLFVVVTSDDPMTQMMAMVLSTQTLTQGRSVRVLVCGKAGELVLKGSKEKLFKPLDKSPQMLLKGLIAKGVKVEVCPIYLPNTGKQPSALIDGVTVAQPPAVAAAMAEDGIKLFTF; encoded by the coding sequence ATGTCACTGTTCAGAAAATCGTTCACCATTCTTGCATTTGCGCTGACCGCCATCTTTTCGTTTGGCGCGACGCTCGATGCCGCTTCCCCGGAACCTCAGGCCGCAGCCGTCCAGCCAGCCGCCAAAGGATTGTTCGTGGTGGTCACCTCCGATGACCCCATGACGCAGATGATGGCGATGGTGCTTTCGACCCAGACGCTCACCCAGGGGCGTTCCGTCCGCGTGCTGGTTTGCGGCAAGGCTGGCGAGCTTGTGCTGAAAGGCAGCAAGGAGAAGCTTTTCAAGCCGCTCGACAAGTCTCCCCAGATGCTGCTTAAAGGGCTGATTGCAAAGGGGGTGAAGGTCGAGGTTTGTCCGATTTACCTGCCGAACACCGGCAAGCAGCCATCTGCTCTCATTGACGGAGTCACGGTTGCCCAGCCGCCAGCCGTCGCCGCAGCCATGGCTGAGGATGGCATCAAGCTGTTCACTTTCTGA
- a CDS encoding zinc ribbon domain-containing protein YjdM yields MSDLPNCPECNCEYTYENGTLFVCPECAHEWSRSEAGELDQPRVWKDANGNILQDGDTVTVIKDLKVRGASSVLKGGTKVKNIRLVEGDHDIDCKIDGFGAMQLKSEFVKKG; encoded by the coding sequence ATGAGCGATCTGCCGAACTGTCCGGAATGCAACTGCGAATATACCTATGAAAACGGAACGCTGTTCGTTTGCCCGGAGTGCGCCCACGAATGGAGCCGTTCCGAAGCGGGCGAGCTCGACCAGCCTCGTGTCTGGAAGGATGCCAATGGCAACATCCTTCAGGATGGCGACACCGTGACGGTCATCAAGGATCTCAAGGTTCGCGGCGCGTCGTCGGTGCTCAAGGGCGGCACGAAGGTGAAAAATATCCGTCTCGTCGAGGGCGATCACGACATCGATTGCAAGATCGATGGCTTCGGCGCGATGCAACTCAAATCGGAATTCGTCAAAAAGGGGTGA
- a CDS encoding ion transporter: MTPKKNLRQQLHHIIFDYDTIPAKAFDLVLIAAILLSVMVVMLDSVAAIHGAYGQALYGVEWFFTVLFTLEYIMRLYASESRKHYFFSFYGIIDLLAIMPTWFSIFVPGTQYLLVIRFFRVLRIFRLLKLVKFVKEAEFVKASIIASGRKIVFFLFFVLVTVSIIGSLMYLIEGEKNGFTSIPKGVYWAIVTITTVGYGDIYPQTVLGRTLAALLMIVGYSVIAVPTGIVSAEMAAMHEKLEAGRNHGESCCQRNARDPEARFCKICGRALE, translated from the coding sequence ATGACTCCGAAAAAGAACCTGCGGCAGCAACTGCACCATATCATTTTCGATTACGACACGATCCCGGCCAAAGCCTTCGATCTCGTGCTGATCGCGGCGATACTGCTGAGCGTCATGGTGGTGATGCTCGACAGCGTCGCTGCGATTCACGGGGCATACGGACAGGCGCTCTATGGCGTGGAATGGTTTTTTACGGTTCTTTTTACGCTGGAATACATCATGAGACTCTATGCGTCAGAATCGAGAAAACATTACTTCTTCAGCTTTTACGGCATCATCGACCTGCTTGCCATCATGCCCACCTGGTTCAGCATCTTTGTTCCCGGAACCCAGTATTTGCTCGTCATCCGCTTCTTCCGGGTGCTGCGGATTTTCCGGCTGCTCAAGCTGGTCAAGTTCGTCAAGGAGGCTGAATTCGTCAAGGCCTCGATCATCGCTTCAGGTCGCAAGATCGTCTTTTTCCTCTTCTTCGTGCTCGTCACGGTCAGCATCATCGGCTCGCTCATGTACCTCATCGAGGGCGAAAAGAACGGATTCACCAGCATTCCGAAGGGAGTCTATTGGGCGATCGTCACCATCACCACGGTCGGCTACGGCGACATCTACCCGCAGACCGTCCTTGGCCGCACCCTTGCCGCCCTCCTGATGATCGTCGGTTACAGCGTCATCGCCGTGCCGACAGGCATCGTCAGCGCCGAAATGGCCGCCATGCACGAAAAGCTTGAGGCCGGACGCAACCACGGCGAATCGTGCTGCCAGCGCAACGCCCGCGACCCCGAAGCCCGCTTCTGCAAAATCTGCGGACGGGCGCTGGAGTGA
- a CDS encoding SIR2 family NAD-dependent protein deacylase, whose protein sequence is MKMIDLESYRSIVFFTGAGMSAESGVSTYRGKGGFWSRYDYEEYACQEAFGRDPEKVLRFHELRRRTVLDCHPHEGHRLIASLPKARVITQNIDGMHQRAGSRDVVELHGSLWRLRCERCGARKEDFGRNYETLRCDCGNWLRPAIVWFGDLLDEAVMREASDIIATCDLFVSIGTSGTVWPAAGFPALARKAGAFCVEINPEPSGAIPYDLVISEPASRALPKLFATK, encoded by the coding sequence ATGAAAATGATCGACCTCGAATCATACCGCAGCATCGTCTTCTTCACCGGAGCTGGAATGTCGGCGGAGAGCGGCGTATCGACCTATCGGGGCAAGGGGGGATTCTGGAGCCGGTACGATTACGAGGAGTACGCCTGCCAGGAGGCGTTCGGGCGCGATCCCGAAAAGGTGCTGCGCTTCCATGAACTCCGCCGCAGAACGGTTCTCGACTGCCATCCGCACGAGGGACACCGCCTCATCGCCTCTTTGCCGAAGGCCCGCGTGATCACGCAAAACATCGACGGAATGCACCAGCGAGCCGGGTCGCGCGACGTCGTCGAGCTGCACGGCAGCCTCTGGCGCTTGCGATGCGAGCGGTGCGGAGCGCGCAAGGAGGATTTCGGGCGAAACTACGAAACGCTGCGATGCGATTGCGGTAACTGGCTCCGGCCCGCCATCGTCTGGTTTGGCGACCTGCTCGACGAGGCGGTCATGCGCGAAGCCTCGGATATAATCGCCACGTGCGACCTCTTCGTCAGCATCGGCACATCCGGCACCGTCTGGCCCGCGGCGGGCTTCCCCGCCCTCGCCCGAAAAGCCGGAGCGTTCTGCGTCGAAATCAACCCGGAGCCGTCAGGGGCGATCCCTTACGACCTGGTGATCAGCGAACCGGCAAGCAGGGCGCTTCCGAAGCTGTTCGCCACGAAATGA